The stretch of DNA TTGGACTCGCACATCGGCCGATATTTTGGGACCCGTCTTTCTTTATGTTGATTACACCGTTCCGGTTCAAGCTGTCAGGGAAGAATTATATCGGATTTTAAAAGACTCACCCCTCTGGGATGGAAAAGTATGGGGCCTTCAGACCACAAACGCTTCGGAAAGAACCGTGGAATTACGGGCGCTCATGAGTGCGGCGGATGCGTCCAATGCCTGGAATCTGCGATGTGAAGTCAGGGAAAAACTTATTGAATTCATTCAGAAACAATATCCCCATGGTTTGCCCAGGGTTCGGGCCGAAGTTGAAAATCGCAAAGTCGTTTAAAACAGATAAAAAAACCACATTATTCATTTTCGCCCCTTCTCCACCTTAATAGCTTTTCAATGAAAGACCTCAGCGCCCTCGGATTCGGCAGTTGATAAGAAGCATCCGTGTTTCCGCTTCCCACCTTTACGCTGACAATTCGATCATCGGTCATCCGAAACATATTTTCATCCGTTTCGTCGTCGCCGGCGCACAAAACCGCATCAAAGTTATTTTGTGAGATAAAATATTCCATTACGATCCCTTTGTTTACCTTAGTCGAATTAACTTCCACGATTTTTTTACCGTGATGGATTTCAACCGGCAGATTAGATAGCATTTCGTAAAGTTCGCTCACCAGTTGATTGGCCTTTATGGTGCTCAGTTCCGGGTCTGTTCTGCGATAATGCCACACCACCGATGATGTCTTTTCCTCAACAAAACTTCCGGGTATGGTTTCGGCATAGAGTCTGAAAATATCCTTAATCTGGTTTTTCCACGATAAATCGGCGTTGGGATTGAACGTGATCCATTCAGATGAATTACTTGTCCTGTAATAGTAGCCGTGTTCGGCGATAAGATTTAAATGATACTTGGAAAACCACCGGTCCATGTCTTCTTTTTTCCGGCCGCTGATCAGATAAGTTTCAACGGTGGCAACTTCACTGATTTTACGGAGAAGCCCATCGAGTTCTTCATCTGGAACGGCGTCCGATGGCTTTGGTTTCAACTCGGACAATGTTCCGTCATAATCCAGAAAAATGGCGACCCTCTTTTGGGGGACGATCTTTTTCCGCACAGTAGACTCCAGGTCTTCGGCCACCGCCGAGGCCGCCTTATGGGGCAACGTTTCCGACGAAAGATCCCGGATGAAAGATTTTGCCCAAAGACGGGCGTTGTGCCGGGTTACCCGCTGTTTCATCAATTCCAATCGCACCCTTCGTTCTTCTTCCGGCAGATTGAATGCCTCCCGCAGGCTCTGAACCATGTCGCCAATATTATAAGGGTTGACGATGGATGCATGCGAAAGCTCCTGGGCGGCGCCTGCAAATTCACTCAGGATCAGCACCCCGTGTTTATCCTCCTGCTGGCAAAACAGATATTCCTTGGCCACCAGATTCATGCCGTCGATAAGTGGCGTGACCAGTGCCACATCGGCGATGGCATACAGGGCGCAAAGCTCACTAAAATCGATGGAACGATAGATGAAATGAACGGGAACGTTTTTGGTGGTCGAATATCTTCCATTAATTTTGGAGACTTTCTGCTCCACCTGCCGGCGCAGGTCGCGGTATTCCCGCACGCTTTCCCGGGAGGGGACGTTGATGAAAATAAAAACAATATCATCCCGCATCCCGTCGGCCTGTAAATAACGTTCGATGGCGTCCAGCCTGCGGGGAATTCCCTTTGTATAATCCATACGCTCTACGCTCAGAACAATCTTCTTCCCCGAATGGGCCTTTCTCAGATCGTTCAGGCTTTTGCGATAGGCGTCAGAGCTTAATTCGCGAGAAAACTTATCGGTATTGATGCCGATGGGATAAACCCCGATGATCGTATCATGGAAAGTTCCGGGGACTCTGTACATTTCCGATTCAATCCCCAGGATGCGAAGCACCGAACTGCGAAAATGCCGCAAATATCCGAAGGTGTGAAACCCGATCAAATCCGCACCCAGCATCCCCTCGGTCACTTCCGTTCGATTCGGGTGGCAACGGAATACCTCATAGGATGGAAACGGGGTGTGCAAAAAAAATCCGATCTTCAGAGAGGGCCTGCGCTTCCTGAGAATCGCCGGCAACAGCATGAGATGATAATCGTGAATCCACACGTTATCGCCCTCGCGGGCGATATCTAACACGGCGTCGGCAAAGATATGGTTAACCCGCCGATACTGCTCAAACCACCTTTCTTCATACCTGGCGTGGGTGGTCATATAATGCAGCAACGGCCACATGCTGGAGTTGGAAAATCCGGTGTAATAATCGGTCACTTCCTTTTTGGTCAGAAATACCGGGTAGTAGTTGAAACGCGCTTTCAACTCAGCGGCGATCTGTTTTTTATTTGCCGAGTTGCCTGTGACGTCTCCGGCCCAGCCTACCCATTTAAAATCATAGATCTGTTTGAGCCCGTCCATTGCGCCGACCAGCCCACCCGACGACTTTGTTAGGGTTTCACCGACGGTCACCGGCAATCGATTCGAGACATTGATAACGGTCTGCATAACTGGCACCTCCACAACTCATTCAACCTTCATTATTGATATGCATACACCAGACAGCCTGTTAATTCAACCCAGAGAGCCCGCCCCGAATTTTCCAGGATAAATGTCGCAGACTTTTCATCAGACGGCATTTGTGTTATGAGTATAGAGTAAAAGCATGAAAAAAAGGATGAATATGACATGAAATCAGTTGAACCCAGAAAACGCGTCGTTATTTCGGGGGTTTCCCCGGAAGTCGCCTCCGGTCGGTTTGCTGTGAAGCGGGTTGTGGGAGAAACGGTTCAGGTTCAGGCCGATATCTTCATCGACAGCCATGACGAAATTTCGGCGTTTCTTTTTTACCGGAGCCAAAAAGAAAGCCGGTGGTCATCGGTCCCCATGCGATTGATTTCCAACGACCGCTGGGCCGGCGCTTTTACCGTGGAAGAACTCGGGATCTACCATTATATTATCCAGGCTTGGGCGGATCGGTTCAAAACCTGGCAAAGGGACATTGGGAAAAAATTGGCCGCCGGCCAGGATGTTTCCATCGATTTTCTGATCGGAGCCGAGTTGCTCGAATCGGCGGGTTCGCGGGCTGTCGGCCCGGATGCCGAGCAGCTTTATCAATGGGCGGAAATGCTCAAATCAGACGCCGATTCCGATGAAAAGACACTTCTTATTAAAAGCCGAAAAATGACCCACTTGATGGCGAAATATCCGGACCGCCGGTTTGCAGAGATTAACGGGAAAAAGCTGGAAGTGATCGTCGAGCGGAAGCGTGCGCGTTTTAGCACCTGGTACGAGATGTTTCCCCGATCGTGCGGACCGCTTCAAGGGAACCACGGCACCTTCGATGATTGTATCGACCGGCTGCCTTATATCGCTGAAATGGGATTCGATGTTCTTTATTTCCCCCCGATTCACCCCATCGGCCGCACCAAACGCAAGGGTAAAAACAATGCGCCCGTAGCGGGACCGGATGATCTTGGAAGCCCCTGGGCCATCGGCGCCGAAGAAGGGGGCCATAAGACCATTCATCCGCAATTGGGAACACTGGATGACTTTCGGCGCCTGATCGCCAGGGCACTTGAATTGCGTATCGAAATTGCAATAGACATTGCATTTCAGTGTTCGCCGGACCATCCCTATGTCAGCGAACATCCTGAGTGGTTTCGGCTGAGACCCGACGGAGCAATCCAATATGCCGAAAATCCTCCGAAAAAATATGAAGACATCTATCCGTTTGATTTTGAGACCGAAAAATGGCAGGACCTTTTCCAGGAGCTGATCGGCGTGGTCCGATTCTGGGCCGATCAGGGAATTCGAATTTTTCGGGTGGACAACCCGCATACCAAACCTTTTTCGCTCTGGGAAGCGCTTATCCATGAGATCAAGCGCGATTATCCGGAGGTTGTTTTTCTGGCCGAAGCCTTTACCCGCCCCAAAATCATGTACCGGCTTGCCAGCGTGGGATTTACGCAATCTTATACATACTTTGCCTGGCGAAACACGAAAACCGAAATTACGCAGTACTTCACGGAATTGACCCAGACCGATATCAGGGAGATCTTTTGGCCGAACCTGTGGCCGAACACACCCGATATCCTTACGGAATACTTACAGACCGGGGGAAAGCCCGCTTTCGTGATCCGACTGATCCTGGCTGCCACTCTGGGCGCCAGTTACGGCATTTACGGACCGGCCTTCGAACGTTGCGAAAACAGACCGAAGGAGCCGGGAAGTGAAGAATACCTGGATTCCGAGAAATACCAGCTTCGACACTGGGATATCGATTCCCCCGATAGCCTCCGGGACGTCATCGCCCGGGTGAACCGAATCCGGCGCGATAATCCGGCGCTTCAGCACGATTGGCGCCTCCATTTTCATCCCATAAACAATGAACAGCTCATCTGCTACAGCAAACATACACAGGACGGTTCCAATATTGTTTTAACCGTCGTCAATCTCGACCCGCACCACACCCATTCCGGCTGGATCGAACTGTCACTTGAAAAATTGGGTCTGGACCCCGGCCTGCCATTTCAGGTCCATGACCTTTTGAGCGACGCGCGCTATCTGTGGCAGGGATCGCGAAATTTTGTCGAACTCAATCCGCAGGCAGCCCCGGCGCATATATTCCGCATTCGAAGGCGCATCCGCACGGAAAGGGATTTCGATTATTTTCTCTAAAAGAGACCCGATGGCGATTACAAGGAAAGACGATGCGATCCTGGAGGAAAACCCGCTCTGGTATAAGGACGCGATCATTTATCAGCTTCACGTAAAAACCTTTTGCGACAGCAATGGCGACGGCATCGGCGATTTTCAGGGGCTGACCCAAAAACTCGATTACCTTCAACGTCTGGGAATTACGGCCATCTGGCTCCTGCCGTTTTACCCTTCACCGCTCAAAGACGACGGCTACGACATTGCCCATTACACGGACATCCATCCATCATACGGCACACTTCGTGATTTTAAGGCTTTTTTGCGCCAAGCGCATCGCCGGGGCCTGCGGGTGATTACCGAACTGCCCGTCAACCACACATCGGATCAGCATCCCTGGTTTCAGCGCGCCAGAAAAGCCAAACCCGGAAGCCGCTGGCGTGATTTTTACGTATGGAGCGATACGCCGGATAAATACAGCCAAGCGCGCATCATCTTCCAGGATTTCGAATCTTCCAACTGGAACTGGGACTCTGTGGCAGGCGCCTATTTCTGGCATCGATTCTATTCCCACCAGCCCGATCTTAATTTTGACAATTCGAACGTTCGGAAGGCTGTTTTTCGCGCACTCGATTTCTGGCTGGAGATGGGGGTCGACGGCATGCGTTTGGATGCAGTGCCTTATCTGCATGAACGAGAGGGAACAAATTGCGAAAACCTTCCGGAGACTCACGGTTTTCTAAAGAAACTCAGGGCGCACATCGATGCCCGCCACCGAGACCGAATGCTGCTGGCGGAGGCCAATCAGTGGCCCGAAGATGCAGCGGCGTATTTTGGAAACGGTGATGAATGCCATATGAATTTCCATTTTCCCCTTATGCCGCGCCTGTTCATGGCGCTGAGAATGGAAGACCGGTTTCCCATAATCGACATTCTGGATCAGACCCCGGAGATCCCCGAATCTTGCCAGTGGGCGGTATTTTTACGAAATCACGATGAATTGACCCTCGAGATGGTGACCGATGAAGAACGGGACTATATGTATCGGATGTATGCCCGGGACCCCCAGATGCGGCTTAATCTCGGAATACGGCGCCGGCTCTCGCCGCTGTTGGGAAATCACCGGCGGCGGATCGAACTGATGAACGCGCTGCTGCTTTCCATGCCCGGATCACCCATCCTTTATTATGGGGATGAGATCGGGATGGGGGATAATGTTTTTCTGGGAGATCGCGACGGCGTTCGCACCCCCATGCAGTGGAGCCCGGATCGCAATGCCGGTTTTTCCCGGGCCAACCCCCAGCGGTTATACCTGCCGGTAATTATCGACCCGGAATACCATTATGAAGTTATCAACGTTGAGTCCCTGGAAGGCAATCAGCATTCGCTGCTGTGGTGGATGCGGCGCATGATTGGTTTGCGAAAACGCTACAAGGCCTTTAGCCGCGGAACACTTGAATTCCTTCAGCCGGATAACCCAAGTATTCTAGCCTTTGTCCGCCGCTACGAAGACGAACATCTCCTGGTGGTGGTCAATCTTTCCCGCTATGTTCAGTTTGTCAAGCTCGACCTTTCCGGGTATGCGGGAGCAGCCCTTATCGAACTGTTCGGACGAATGGCCTTTCCCGGGGTGGAAAAGACGCCTTACTTTCTCACCCTCGGCCCTCATTCTTTCTACTGGTTTCAATTGCAGCCGGCTGAAACGTTTCAGCCTGCCGAGTTGCACGCGACGGAACAAAAGACCCTGCCGCTTTTCAAACTATCCCGATCCATCGAGGAAGTCTTTACGGAAAAATACGCTTCCCGGCTCGAAGCGCTGCTGACGCAGTATCTGGGCAGCCAGAGGTGGTTCGGGGGCAAGGCCCGGCAGATCAAGACCGGCCGGCTGCGGGAGATCCTACCGCTAGAGGGAGACGGTTACAAGGCGTTTTTGATGTTTCTGGAAACAGCTTATATGGATGGCGGCACAGAAACCTACCAGCTTTCGATGTCGTATGCCGCCGGAAAGCGCGCACAAGAAATCCGAAGCCATAGCGCCTCTAGGGTTTTGGCCCGACTGCAGTTCAAGAACACCACCGAAGAGGGGATCCTCTATGACCCGCTGGCCGACAAATCCTTTGATAACCTGCTGCTGCAAATACTGGCCCGTGGCTACCGGAAAAAAGGGATTGCGGGAGAGCTCAAAGCCGCCATGGGCCCGACGTTCCGGAAGATCCTACAAACCGATTCGACCCCGCCCGAGCCTTCGATCATCGCCGCCGATCAGAGCAATTCTTCTATTGTCTATGGCAATCGTTTCATCTTAAAGTTGTTCCGGCAGGTTCAGGACGGTCTCAACCCGGATCTTGAGATTGGCCGGATGCTCACAAAAAACCGATTTCAACATGTCCCCCCGGTGGCGGGCGCCATCGAATATGCCAGCGGCAAAGACGAGCCCAAAACCCTGGCCATCCTTCAGGGGTACATTGGCAACCAAGGTGATGCGTGGCAGTACACCATCAATCTGCTCAATTCCTACTTCAAGCAGTTGATAGAAGAATCGCTCGCCAAAAAGCAAGCCTCCAATCCGAACGCATCGATAATCGATCTGTCTCAAGAATCCCCTCCCCGGGAGGCCGTCGACCGGATCGGGCTCTATTTGGAATCGGTGCGTCTGCTTGCCCGGCGAACCGCCGAATTACACCTCATCCTGACGTCTGACACATCGGACCCGGCCTTTGCACCGGAACCCTTTTCCAAGCTTTACCAGCGAAGCATTTATCAGTCCATGCGCGCAACGACCAAACGCAACCTGACGCTGCTTCGCAGGCGCCTTCCGGATCTGCCCGAAGAGATCAAGCCCTTGGCCATCCGCGTCTTGGAAGCGGAAAAGGCTATCATTGAACGTTTCCGGCGCTTGCTGGACCGGCAGATCGACGCCCGGCGGTCCCGCTGTCATGGCGACTACCATCTGGGTCAAGTGCTTTACACGGGCAAAGATTTTGTCATCATCGATTTTGAAGGCGAACCGGCCCGTCCCATATCCGAACGTCGCATTAAGCGCTCCCCCCTTCGGGATGTGGCCGGCATGCTCAGGTCATTTCACTACGCCGCCCATTTTGCGTTGATGGAGGTGGAAGAGCGCGGGCAGTCTCGACCGGGGGAGCGTCCATTTTTGGGCTCGTGGGCAAACTACTGGCATATGTGGGTAGGCGCCATGTTTCTTAAGGACTATCTGAACGTTTCTGCTCAAGGAAAGTTTCTGCCCAGCAACCATGAGGACCTTTGCGTCCTTCTGGATATTTACCTGCTGGAAAAAAGCATCTACGAACTGGGCTACGAACTCAACAATCGGCCCGACTGGGCGCAGATTCCCCTTCATGGCATCTGCCAACTGACGGGGGCGTTGCAAGCGTAGCCTTTCTGTAAAAAAAAGCGCGCCGGAGGAGGCGTTATGGATTTGAGTTTACTGACCGACGACGACATCTATCTGTTTAATGAAGGCCGGCACTTTCAGCTGTATAATAAAATGGGCGCCCATCTGATAAAAAGGGACGGAACACCTGGCGCCTATTTCGCGGTGTGGGCTCCCAATGCGAGGCAGGTCAGCGTGACCGGAGATTTCAACAACTGGGAAAACGACCGGCACTTGCTCCAACCCCGGGGGTCGTCCGGGATCTGGGAAGGGTTTATTGACGGGGTTTCTGACGGCGCATCCTACAAATTTCATATTCTCTCCAAATTAAATGATTATCGGGTGGACAAAGCCGATCCCTTTGCTTTTTACAGTGAAATTTCGCCTAAAACGGCATCCAGGGTCTGCAATCTCGAGTATGAATGGGGAGACGAAGATTGGATGGCCCGGCGTAAGCTGACAGATGCCGCTGCCTCGCCGATGGCCGTTTATGAGCTTCATCCGGGCTCGTGGATGCGGGTTCCGGAGGATCACAACCGATCGCTGACCTATCGCGAACTTGCCGACAAGTTGACCGAATACCTTCTTCAAACGGGATTTACCCATGTGGAGTTTCTGCCGGTGATGGAGCATCCCTTTTTCGGTTCGTGGGGATACCAGTGCCTCGGGTATTTCGCCCCCACCAGTCGCTACGGCCATCCACGGGACTTGATGTTCCTGATCGATCATCTGCACCAGCACGGCTTCGGGGTGATCCTAGACTGGGTTCCTTCGCATTTCCCTACGGACGAGCACGGGCTCGACTTTTTCGACGGCACCCACCTTTTCGAGCACGCCGATCCCCGAAAAGGGATCCATCCGGACTGGAATAGCTGCATCTTTAATTACGGCCGCAGCGAAATCCAGAGTTTTTTGATCAGCAGCGCCCTGTTCTGGCTGGATAAATACCACATCGACGGATTCCGAGTGGATGCCGTCGCCTCGATGCTCTACCTGGATTATTCCCGAAACCCGGGAGAGTGGATTCCCAACGAATACGGCGGCAAGGAGAACCTGGAGGCCATCTCTTTGTTGAAACGCTTCAACGACGAGGTGCATCGCAATTATCCCCAGACGCTAACCATTGCGGAAGAATCCACCGCCTGGCCCATGGTGTCGCGACCGACCTACCTGGGAGGCCTTGGCTTCGACATGAAGTGGGATATGGGGTGGATGCACGACACCCTGGCTTATTTATCCAAAGACCCGATCCATCGGACCTATCACCACGACCGGCTGACCTTCCGGATGCTTTATGCCTTCAAGGAAAACTATATCCTGCCGCTTTCCCATGACGAGGTCGTTCACGGCAAAGGATCGCTGCTGGGCAAGATGCCCGGGGATGAATGGCAAAAGTTTGCCAACCTGAGGCTCCTGTTCGGCTATATGTACGCCCAGCCCGGCAAAAAATTGCTCTTCATGGGGGGCGAATTCGGCCAGTTGAGCGAATGGGCGCATGACAAGAGCCTGGACTGGCATTTGCTCGATCTCCCCCTTCATAAGGGGCTCCGCAATTGGGTGAAGGACCTCAACAGTCTCTATCGGGATCAGCCTGCCCTTCATGCGCAGGATTTTACCCCCGAAGGGTTTCGCTGGATCGACTGCAACGATTCTCTGCAGAGCACCCTCAGCCTGATACGAAAAGGGGACAAGGATTCAGATGTCCTCATTATCGCCTGCAATTTCACCCCGATCCCGAGGCATAACTTCCGGGTGGGAGCGCCGCACGGCGGGACCTGGATCGAACTGCTAAACAGTGATAGCCGGCATTATGG from Desulfobacterales bacterium encodes:
- a CDS encoding bifunctional alpha,alpha-trehalose-phosphate synthase (UDP-forming)/trehalose-phosphatase, with amino-acid sequence MQTVINVSNRLPVTVGETLTKSSGGLVGAMDGLKQIYDFKWVGWAGDVTGNSANKKQIAAELKARFNYYPVFLTKKEVTDYYTGFSNSSMWPLLHYMTTHARYEERWFEQYRRVNHIFADAVLDIAREGDNVWIHDYHLMLLPAILRKRRPSLKIGFFLHTPFPSYEVFRCHPNRTEVTEGMLGADLIGFHTFGYLRHFRSSVLRILGIESEMYRVPGTFHDTIIGVYPIGINTDKFSRELSSDAYRKSLNDLRKAHSGKKIVLSVERMDYTKGIPRRLDAIERYLQADGMRDDIVFIFINVPSRESVREYRDLRRQVEQKVSKINGRYSTTKNVPVHFIYRSIDFSELCALYAIADVALVTPLIDGMNLVAKEYLFCQQEDKHGVLILSEFAGAAQELSHASIVNPYNIGDMVQSLREAFNLPEEERRVRLELMKQRVTRHNARLWAKSFIRDLSSETLPHKAASAVAEDLESTVRKKIVPQKRVAIFLDYDGTLSELKPKPSDAVPDEELDGLLRKISEVATVETYLISGRKKEDMDRWFSKYHLNLIAEHGYYYRTSNSSEWITFNPNADLSWKNQIKDIFRLYAETIPGSFVEEKTSSVVWHYRRTDPELSTIKANQLVSELYEMLSNLPVEIHHGKKIVEVNSTKVNKGIVMEYFISQNNFDAVLCAGDDETDENMFRMTDDRIVSVKVGSGNTDASYQLPNPRALRSFIEKLLRWRRGENE
- a CDS encoding alpha-1,4-glucan--maltose-1-phosphate maltosyltransferase, which codes for MKSVEPRKRVVISGVSPEVASGRFAVKRVVGETVQVQADIFIDSHDEISAFLFYRSQKESRWSSVPMRLISNDRWAGAFTVEELGIYHYIIQAWADRFKTWQRDIGKKLAAGQDVSIDFLIGAELLESAGSRAVGPDAEQLYQWAEMLKSDADSDEKTLLIKSRKMTHLMAKYPDRRFAEINGKKLEVIVERKRARFSTWYEMFPRSCGPLQGNHGTFDDCIDRLPYIAEMGFDVLYFPPIHPIGRTKRKGKNNAPVAGPDDLGSPWAIGAEEGGHKTIHPQLGTLDDFRRLIARALELRIEIAIDIAFQCSPDHPYVSEHPEWFRLRPDGAIQYAENPPKKYEDIYPFDFETEKWQDLFQELIGVVRFWADQGIRIFRVDNPHTKPFSLWEALIHEIKRDYPEVVFLAEAFTRPKIMYRLASVGFTQSYTYFAWRNTKTEITQYFTELTQTDIREIFWPNLWPNTPDILTEYLQTGGKPAFVIRLILAATLGASYGIYGPAFERCENRPKEPGSEEYLDSEKYQLRHWDIDSPDSLRDVIARVNRIRRDNPALQHDWRLHFHPINNEQLICYSKHTQDGSNIVLTVVNLDPHHTHSGWIELSLEKLGLDPGLPFQVHDLLSDARYLWQGSRNFVELNPQAAPAHIFRIRRRIRTERDFDYFL
- the treS gene encoding maltose alpha-D-glucosyltransferase, whose protein sequence is MAITRKDDAILEENPLWYKDAIIYQLHVKTFCDSNGDGIGDFQGLTQKLDYLQRLGITAIWLLPFYPSPLKDDGYDIAHYTDIHPSYGTLRDFKAFLRQAHRRGLRVITELPVNHTSDQHPWFQRARKAKPGSRWRDFYVWSDTPDKYSQARIIFQDFESSNWNWDSVAGAYFWHRFYSHQPDLNFDNSNVRKAVFRALDFWLEMGVDGMRLDAVPYLHEREGTNCENLPETHGFLKKLRAHIDARHRDRMLLAEANQWPEDAAAYFGNGDECHMNFHFPLMPRLFMALRMEDRFPIIDILDQTPEIPESCQWAVFLRNHDELTLEMVTDEERDYMYRMYARDPQMRLNLGIRRRLSPLLGNHRRRIELMNALLLSMPGSPILYYGDEIGMGDNVFLGDRDGVRTPMQWSPDRNAGFSRANPQRLYLPVIIDPEYHYEVINVESLEGNQHSLLWWMRRMIGLRKRYKAFSRGTLEFLQPDNPSILAFVRRYEDEHLLVVVNLSRYVQFVKLDLSGYAGAALIELFGRMAFPGVEKTPYFLTLGPHSFYWFQLQPAETFQPAELHATEQKTLPLFKLSRSIEEVFTEKYASRLEALLTQYLGSQRWFGGKARQIKTGRLREILPLEGDGYKAFLMFLETAYMDGGTETYQLSMSYAAGKRAQEIRSHSASRVLARLQFKNTTEEGILYDPLADKSFDNLLLQILARGYRKKGIAGELKAAMGPTFRKILQTDSTPPEPSIIAADQSNSSIVYGNRFILKLFRQVQDGLNPDLEIGRMLTKNRFQHVPPVAGAIEYASGKDEPKTLAILQGYIGNQGDAWQYTINLLNSYFKQLIEESLAKKQASNPNASIIDLSQESPPREAVDRIGLYLESVRLLARRTAELHLILTSDTSDPAFAPEPFSKLYQRSIYQSMRATTKRNLTLLRRRLPDLPEEIKPLAIRVLEAEKAIIERFRRLLDRQIDARRSRCHGDYHLGQVLYTGKDFVIIDFEGEPARPISERRIKRSPLRDVAGMLRSFHYAAHFALMEVEERGQSRPGERPFLGSWANYWHMWVGAMFLKDYLNVSAQGKFLPSNHEDLCVLLDIYLLEKSIYELGYELNNRPDWAQIPLHGICQLTGALQA
- the glgB gene encoding 1,4-alpha-glucan branching protein GlgB; protein product: MDLSLLTDDDIYLFNEGRHFQLYNKMGAHLIKRDGTPGAYFAVWAPNARQVSVTGDFNNWENDRHLLQPRGSSGIWEGFIDGVSDGASYKFHILSKLNDYRVDKADPFAFYSEISPKTASRVCNLEYEWGDEDWMARRKLTDAAASPMAVYELHPGSWMRVPEDHNRSLTYRELADKLTEYLLQTGFTHVEFLPVMEHPFFGSWGYQCLGYFAPTSRYGHPRDLMFLIDHLHQHGFGVILDWVPSHFPTDEHGLDFFDGTHLFEHADPRKGIHPDWNSCIFNYGRSEIQSFLISSALFWLDKYHIDGFRVDAVASMLYLDYSRNPGEWIPNEYGGKENLEAISLLKRFNDEVHRNYPQTLTIAEESTAWPMVSRPTYLGGLGFDMKWDMGWMHDTLAYLSKDPIHRTYHHDRLTFRMLYAFKENYILPLSHDEVVHGKGSLLGKMPGDEWQKFANLRLLFGYMYAQPGKKLLFMGGEFGQLSEWAHDKSLDWHLLDLPLHKGLRNWVKDLNSLYRDQPALHAQDFTPEGFRWIDCNDSLQSTLSLIRKGDKDSDVLIIACNFTPIPRHNFRVGAPHGGTWIELLNSDSRHYGGSGQGSLGAVEAAPVRHHDLPYSLNLTLPPLSVVFFKRSEPAK